A single genomic interval of Hevea brasiliensis isolate MT/VB/25A 57/8 chromosome 4, ASM3005281v1, whole genome shotgun sequence harbors:
- the LOC110641130 gene encoding F-box protein CPR1-like — protein MKPSEEFPDEVLEDILVKLTVKNLVRFMCVSKQWQFLLTSPAFARLHLHHNQYHSNSLIVTGSSGTYASMIDLENIPQQGGKDEVEGASRNLHLQFQLFPSQQYYNMTSCDGILCIALNCETLLLWNPCINEYKRLAVPERFISRGEALALGYDSSINDYKVVRFPSRWLIEHIGRSPTAVEVLTVKSNSWRRVSDYEYPYLMKRLEQEQAVAAADGGLYWFAYRRVERVYFPDSRKVLIRFDLAEETTSEVAMPPNVKLHDPCLGLGVSGGCLSLISEKPGCYFLYLELWVMKEKTWVKFYDIRRNFYINSHQNIGIMPLCLGKDGALPLLVVIKDHWPEPAFLIYDPEHKTYRKFLVPEAFYITTGIILHSHSLISPSTHM, from the coding sequence ATGAAACCCAGCGAAGAATTTCCAGATGAGGTGTTAGAGGATATACTAGTGAAACTGACTGTCAAGAATCTCGTTCGATTCATGTGCGTATCGAAACAATGGCAATTTCTTCTCACCAGTCCTGCTTTCGCCAGATTGCACTTGCATCACAATCAGTATCACTCCAACTCTCTCATCGTGACAGGGTCATCGGGTACATATGCAAGCATGATAGATCTGGAAAATATTCCACAACAAGGAGGAAAAGACGAGGTAGAGGGCGCCTCCAGGAATCTCCATCTCCAGTTTCAGCTGTTTCCTTCCCAGCAATATTACAACATGACATCTTGTGATGGTATTTTGTGCATTGCCTTGAACTGTGAAACTTTGCTATTATGGAACCCATGTATCAACGAGTACAAAAGACTTGCGGTTCCCGAGCGTTTTATATCCCGAGGAGAGGCTTTAGCACTTGGTTATGATTCATCAATCAATGATTATAAGGTGGTAAGATTTCCATCCCGTTGGCTCATAGAACATATTGGTCGAAGCCCTACAGCAGTTGAAGTATTGACGGTGAAATCGAATTCATGGAGAAGAGTTTCTGATTATGAGTATCCATATTTAATGAAAAGGCTAGAACAAGAACAGGCAGTGGCTGCAGCAGATGGGGGTTTGTATTGGTTTGCATATCGTCGTGTAGAAAGAGTCTATTTTCCAGACTCTAGAAAAGTATTAATCCGCTTTGATTTAGCAGAGGAGACAACAAGTGAAGTAGCAATGCCTCCCAACGTGAAACTCCATGATCCCTGCCTTGGGTTGGGGGTTTCAGGAGGTTGCCTCTCTTTAATTAGTGAGAAGCCAGGCTGCTATTTCCTGTACCTGGAGTTGTGGGTGATGAAGGAAAAAACTTGGGTCAAATTTTACGACATTCGCCGAAACTTTTACATTAATTCCCATCAAAATATTGGGATTATGCCATTGTGTCTAGGCAAGGATGGTGCACTTCCACTGCTTGTTGTCATAAAAGATCACTGGCCAGAACCCGCATTCCTTATCTATGATCCTGAACACAAGACTTACAGGAAATTTCTGGTTCCTGAAGCTTTTTACATAACCACTGGCATCATTCTGCATTCTCATAGTCTCATTTCACCCTCAACTCATATGTGA